The following DNA comes from Flavobacterium sp. N3904.
GTGACCGTGATTACGCGTAAAGCTTATGGTGGTGCTTATGATGTAATGAACTCCAAACACATTGGTGCCGATATGAATTTTGCTTGGCCAACTGCCGAAATAGCCGTTATGGGGGCTAAAGGCGCTTCGGAAATTATTTTTAAAAATGAAATCAATCAAGCTGACGACCCTGAAGCTAAACTTCTAGAAAAAGAAACTGAATACTCCGACTTGTTCGCAAATCCTTACACAGCTGCTCAACGTGGTTTTGTTGATGAGGTTATCTTGCCACAAGACACAAGACGTAAATTGATAAAAGCTTTTAGTATGCTCGAAAATAAAGTAAGCGTAACTCCAAATAGAAAACACGGGAATATTCCTTTGTAGCTTTATTATAAGAAATGCAAAACCACCTGATGAGGGTGGTTTTTTGTTTTCAATAAACTCACAAATTACCTCAGTTGAAAATTTTTGATTATAGTTTGAGAAAATAGTATCTAAACCTAAACTGCAATCAATTTATATTTGTTGTCTATTGCTAAAATAAGCCCCAAAATATTATGAATTGCCCAAAAAAATACCTTTTAATTTTATTGATTTTCATTTCGTGCGTTTCTATTGCCCAAAAAAAGGTTGAAACACAATCGCTTTTTGAATATCAAGGAAGAGTAGAAAAAATGCAAGACAATAAAGTAATGCTCATAGGTTCTGCTTCGTCTGTTTCATTTGATTTTAAAGGAAATTCCTGTACCATTTCCTTGCAAAGCATCGATTCTTGGGAACATCAAAACTATGTTTCCCTTGAACTCGATGGTAAATATATCGGGAGGGTTCGAATTGAAAAAGGAGCTGTACAATCTTTTCCGATTATGGTTCCAAAAAGCAAAAAAACACATCATCTTTCTATTTATAAAGCGACAGAAGCGGCTAACGGCGGTGTTTTATTTGTAGGAACTACAGCGAAATTGATTGCAAATTCTGCTCCCCAAAAAAAGAAAAAAATAGAACTTATAGGTGATTCAATTACTTGTGGTTATGGTAACGACGCATCGTCAATTCCTTGCGGTAGCGGCGAATGGTTTGACCAGCACAATGCCTATTGGGCTTATGGGCCAGTGCTTGCAAGAGATTTAGATGCTGATTTTGTATTGAGTTCCGTTTCGGGATACGGGATGTATCGCAACTGGAACGATGAGCATCTAGACGAGCCTATTATTCCCGATGTGTATGAAAATTTATACCTGAATAAAGACAGCTCAAAACCATACAATTTTGCTTTTCAGCCCGATTTGGTGAGTATTTGTTTGGGTACCAATGACCTTTCGGATGGGGATGGCAAAAAAGCGAGATTGCCGTTTAATGAAGAAAAATATGTTTCGAATTATATTGATTTTATCAAAACGGTTTACAAACACGCACCCAATGCCCGAATTGTGTTGTTGAATAGTCCGATGGTTTCGGGAGAGCGGAATATAACTTTGGTGAAATGCTTAAAAAAAGTGATTCTGGCTTTCGAAAACGATAAAAAACATAAACCCATTGCCTTGTTCGAATTCCAACCAATGAGCCCAAAAGGGTGTGGCTATCATCCCGATATTGCTGATGATAAAGTGATGGCCGATCAATTAATTCCTTTCTTTAAAAAATTATTAAATGAAAAATAATGCAATTGCTTTTATTCTTTTCCTAATACTTTCCAATAGCGCTTTCGCAAATGTTACACTTCCGAATATCTTTTCGGATAATATGGTTTTGCAACGCAATAGTGAAGTTACCATTTGGGGATGGGCAAATCCGCAGGAAGAAGTGGTAATTACGCCAAGCTGGAATAATGAAACGTATAAAATCAAAGCCAGTAATCAGGCTATGTGGGAGATTAATATTCCAACTCCAAAAGAAGGTGGACCTTATTCTATAACTATAAAAGGATACAACGAAATCGTGTTGAAAAACATTTTGATTGGTGAGGTTTGGATTTGCTCCGGACAATCCAATATGGAAATGAACGCCAGTTGGGGAATTGAGAATGGCGATGAAGAAGTGAAAAATGCAACAAACCCAAACATTCGATTTTTTTTGGTACCCAAATTAACGGCTACGACTCCTCAAAATAATCTGTCGGGAACTTGGACAGCATGTACACCCGAAACGATGAAATATTTCAGTGCGGTGGGTTATTTTTTTGGAAAACGTTTGCAAGAAGAATTAAAAAATGTACCCATCGGTTTGATTTCGTCCAATTGGGGTGGAACGCCAGCGGAGATTTGGATTCCAGAAGAAGTGATTCAAAACGATCCCGTTTTATCGGAAGCAGCCAAAACCCGAAAAGAGGAAAGCTATGGCCCGAACCAGCCAGCTCGTGCTTTTAACGCAATGATTTATCCTTTGACTAAATTCAAAATTGCAGGCGTATTGTGGTATCAGGGAGAAAGTAATGTGGGGTCAGCGGTTTATGACAAAACGCTTTCAGCTCTAATCACTTCTTGGAGAAAATTGTGGGGGTATGATTTTCCGTTTTATTTTGTTCAGATTGCACCTTATAAATATGGAGAAGATCATTTTGGAGGTTCAATCATTCGCGATGCACAAAGAAAAGTGTTGAGTGAAGTTCCAAATACAGGGATGGTACTGACCAGCGACATTTCTACCCCTGAGGAGATTCATCCAAAAGACAAAAAAACAGTTGGAACTCGTTTGGCTAATTTGGCTTTGGCTAATACTTACAAAACCAATTCGTCAATGGTAAATGGCCCGCTTTATAATGGAGTTAAAGTTGAAAAAAGTAAAATAACAGTCATTTTTGATTATTCAGAAGGTCTGTATTTTAAGGATAAGAAGGCCGATTTGTTTGAAATTGCAGGAGCTGATAATGTATTCTATAAAGCGACTGCTGTTATCAAAAACAATGCAGTAGTAGTGCAATCGGATAAAGTAAAAATACCTGTGAAAGTGCGTTACGCTTGGAAGAATATGGATCAGTCGACTCTTTTCAATAAAGCTAATTTACCGACTTCGAGTTTTATTTCGGAATGATACTATTGCGATGATTTGAATTTTCTTCGAAAAACAAAATGTTATCGTTTACTCTGAATTGCGTGAGGGATAGCAGGCGGTATCCTCGTAGTGTAACGGAGAGATAAAGCCGTATAGCCCGACTCTTGTCCTGATTTTTCTTTAGGACAAGAGGCACGCCCAAAAAGAAATTACAAATTATGAAAAAGAATATATTAATTATTGCAGGGATTTTTGCCCTGATTAGCACAGGAAATATGATTGCACAAAAATTACCACATTCGGACAAAACAAAACCGATTGAAGAACGTGTTGATTTGTTGATGAAACAAATGACATTGGAAGAGAAAGTCGGACAAATGAACCAATATAACGGTTTTTGGGAAGTAACCGGCCCAGCACCAAAAGGCGGAAATGCCGAGTTGAAATACAAACATTTGCGTGATGGTTGGGTAGGTTCGATGTTATCGGTTCGTGGAGTGAAAGAGGTAAAAGCGGTTCAGAAAATTGCCGTTGAGGAAACTCGATTGGGAATTCCGTTAATCATTGGTTTTGACGTAATCCATGGATACAAAACGTTGAGTCCGATTCCATTGGCAGAAGCGGCGAGCTGGGATATGGAAGCGATTAAGAAATCGGCTCAGGTGGCGGCAGATGAAGCATCTGCATCTGGAATCAACTGGACTTTTGGACCCAATGTGGATATTTCGAATGATGCCCGCTGGGGGCGTGTGATGGAAGGTGCAGGGGAAGATCCGTATTTGGGAAGTAAAATTGCCACTGCTAGAATCACCGGTTTTCAAGGGGACACCAAAGCAGATTTGCTTAAGGTGAATACGATAGCAGCTTGTGCCAAACATTTTGCGGCTTATGGTTTTGCCGAATCGGGAAGGGACTATAATACAGTAGACATTAGTAATTCTAAATTGTACAATACGGTTTTGCCACCCTTTAAAGCGGCGACAGATGCTGGTGTTCGTACGATGATGAATTCGTTCAATATTTTGAATGGAGTTCCTGCAACCGGAAACAGTTTTTTGCAAAGAGATATTCTAAAGGGCAAATGGAAATTTGATGGATTTGTCGTTTCGGACTGGGCTTCGGTTCGGGAAATGATTGCTCACGGTTTTGCCAAAGATGGTGCGGACGCGACCGCCAAAGCGGTGATTGCAGGTTCGGATATGGATATGGAGTCGCATTTGTATGTAGAAGAGTTGGTGAAATTGGTTAAGGATGGAAAAGTAAAGGAAGCCTTGGTTGACGATGCCGTTCGCAGAATTTTACGTGTGAAATTTGAATTGGGATTGTTTGATGATCCATACAAATATTGTGATGAGAAAAGAGAAAAAGCAACGATAGGAAACAAAGCCAATAATGATGCAGTTTTGGATATGGCCAAGAAATCGATTGTGTTGTTGAAAAACGAAAAGGGATTGCTTCCGCTAAAAAAATCCGGACAGAAAATTGCATTGATTGGGGCATTGGCAGATGACAAAAACAGTCCATTGGGAAGTTGGAGAATTGCTTCGGATGACGATACTGCAGTTTCGGTTTTGGAAGGGATGCAACAATACAAAGACAATCAATTGACGTTTGAAAAAGGAGCCGATTTGATTACGGAAAAAGCCACTTTTACATCAGAATTGATTTTTAATACTACAGGTAAAAGTGGATTTGAAGCGGCCAAAAAAGTAGCGGCAAACGCTGATGTTGTGGTAATGGTTTTGGGAGAGCACGGTTTTCAGTCGGGAGAAGGACGCAGTAGAACCAATCTTGATTTGCCAGGAGTCCAACAGGAATTGTTGGAAGAAATATACAAAGTGAATCCAAATATTGTTTTGGTTTTAAATAACGGAAGACCATTAGCCTTGCCTTGGGCAGCAGAACATATTCCAACTATTGTTGAGGCTTGGCATCTGGGAACACAAACAGGTAATGCCGTCGCTCAGGTGTTGTACGGAGATTACAACCCAAGCGGAAAATTGCCAATGTCTTTCCCTAGAAATGTAGGTCAAGTTCCGATTTACTATAACAATTACAATACAGGAAGACCTGAAAATAGTGATAAAAATGTATTTTGGTCGCATTATACCGATGTAGAGAAAACGCCTTTGTATCCTTTCGGATTTGGGTTGAGTTATACTACTTTCGATTATAAAAATTTGAAAATCAATAAAACCGCTTTCGCAAAAGGGGAGCCGGTTGTGGTTTCGGTGGATATTACCAATACAGGTAATTATGACGGTAAAGAGGTCGCGCAATTGTATATCCAAGATGTTGCTGCGAGTTTGGCAAGACCCGTAAAAGAATTAAAAGGTTTTGAATTGGTAACTCTGAAAAAGGGTGAAACCAAAACCGTAACGTTTACTTTGACTGACAAGGAATTAGGTTTCTTTGATAATGAAGGCAATTATTTGGTAGAATTAGGAGCTTTCAAAATTAGGATTGGAGGAAGCTCAGACACAGGTTTGGAAAGCGGTTTTGAATTGGAATAATTAATAAATTTCCAAAATCATTAATTCATTATTCAAAATAAAAGATTCAATAGTTGCCTTTTTGTCTATTAATGTTTGGGCAAGCTGTTTAGTACTTTGATTGAAAGTTTTTAAAACTATTACTTTTGGAGGAACACCGTTCAAAAGTAATAGTTTTTCAAAATCTTCATCGTGTGTGAGTATGGTGAAATTGTTCTTTTTGGCAAATTTCCAAATCTCACTATCCTTTACAGGTTGTGCAATATCTATGTCTTTGGAATGTAAACAATTTGGGAATGCATTTTCAATGATTTTTATAATTCTCCAAGAAATATTGGCATCAAGAAGTAGTTTCATTAAGCTGCAATTATTTTGGTAATATTTTCCCTGTTAGCCGCAAAAGCTAAGGCTGCAAGAATATCTTGTTTTTTTAGTTCTGGAAAGTCCAAAAGAATTTCTTCTATAGACATACCCTGAGAAAGCCAGGATAAAATGTCAGATACACAAATTCTAGTCCCAGTTATTGTGGGTTTGCCAAATCGAATATTGGAGTCTATTGAAATTGAATTTTGCCAATTATTATTCATATTTTTATCGTTTGATACAAATTTACAAAAAAAGTACGTAGGTATTTTTAAAATAAATTATGAGTTAAAATAAAAAAAAATAAAAAATGAAATACAATAGATGTGGAAAAAGCGGTTTGTTATTACCGCAAATTTCTTTGGGATTATGGCACAACTTCGGTTCGGTAGATAGTTTTGAAAATGCGGAAAGCATTGCCAAAGCTGCTTTTGACAAAGGAATCACGCATTTTGATTTGGCCAACAATTACGGACCGGTTCCGGGTTCGGCAGAGACTAATTTTGGTACTATTCTTAAAAACAACTTTAAAGGAAACCTTAGGGACGAAATCGTAATTTCGACAAAAGCAGGGTATACAATGTGGAACGGACCATATGGTGATTGGGGTTCCCGCAAGTATTTGATATCAAGTTTAGATCAAAGTTTGAAACGCATGAATATAGAATACGTGGATATATTTTATTCCCATCGTTTTGATCCCGAAACGCCTTTGGAAGAAACAATGATGGCATTGGATTATGCCGTTCGCAGCGGAAAAGCCTTATATGCCGGAATTTCCAATTACAATCCAGAGCAAACGAGAGAAGCTACTGAAATTCTGAAACGATTGGGAACACCTTGTTTGATTCACCAAGTAAAATATTCAATGTTTGTAAGAACTCCCGAGGAAGGATTGCTTGATGTTCTTGAAGAAAAAGGGGTGGGTTGTATTGCTTTTTCACCTTTGGCACAAGGACTTTTGACTGATAAATACCTAAAAGGAATTCCCGAAAATTCTCGTGCTCACAATCCAAACGGACATTTAAAAGAAGAAGAGGTTTCGGAGGAAAGAATTCAGAAAATCATTCAATTGAATGACATTGCTAAAGAAAGAAATCAGTCTTTGGCACAAATGGCTTTGGCATGGTTGCTCAAAGACAATAGAGTTACTTCGGTGTTGATTGGTGCAAGTTCTGTAGGACAATTAAATAATAATATTGATAGTTTACAAAATCTGGAATTCTCCAAAGAAGAATTAGTTGCAATGGAAAAAATTTTAGGATAATAAAAAAGGGAGCAAATTTATACTTGCTCCCCTTTTTTTATTTCAATAGTAAATTATACTTTTTCACCAATTCCAAAGTCGATTTATCTGTAGAAAAAACACTGTTCAACCCCTGCGGTTCCTGTGGTGGATCTGTTGTCAAAGGATCTCCAGGTTTCCATTTACCATCTTTGTTAACCGCTTTTCCTTCGCCACCAAATCCCCAAAAATTGGCAGCTTGTAATGGTCCATTGTTTTGATGGCTTTCCAGAATTCTCGTAAAGATATAATTATAGAAAATATCTCTATTGACTACGGAAGCTGTTGAAACCAATCCTTCATTCTCTCTTGGCAAACCAAATTCTTCAATGATAATGGGTTTTTTTAAATCATTGGCTACTTTAACATGCAAATCAATATAGTTTCCGGCATTTTCTAATGTAATTGGCAATGTTTTTTCGGCATCATCGGCTTTGAACCAATTCCAGTTTTTGGGCCAAATGTGCATCGTCAAATAATCTATGTTTGGATTTTGATGCGTTCTTTCAAAAATGTCCATGCTGTCATTCGAGCTGTTTCTTCCCTCAGAACCAGTAGAAATCAAATGATTTTTGTCTAAACGATCCATCAAATTCACGATATTGTTAAGCCAAGTGGTAAATTTTGCTTCGTTTTCGACAGTAAAAAGCCTTGGTTCATTCCCTACTTGCCAAGCCATGATTGTATTATCCTCAGTATACTTTTTGTTAGTATACTTATTAGTTCTCCCTAAAATAAATTTCACGTGATTGTCAAGTGCTTCCATGCATGGTTCACAACTATGAAATTGTTCCGTATACGACATAAACTGTGGCCAAGTATTTGGTGGAATAGCGGGAACTGGAATAGCTCCTTTGCCATTCCATTCTAAATATTGCGACATTCCGCCTGACCATTCCCAGTTATTTGTCAGGTACAAAACCGCATACATATTGCGTTTACCCATTTCGGCAATCAAGAAATCCAAACCATCGAGTAAGTCCTGGTCGTATTTTCCTTGCTCGTATTGTAAAGCGGGACGAACGGTATAATCGTATTTTCCGCCATCTCCACCCACCAAAATGCGCAGGTTATCAATGCCATATTTCTGCATTAAATCCAGTTCCCGAATCAGTCTTTTTCGGTCACCCACTTTCTTCGAAGCCAACAAACTGCCATACCAATAATTGGTTCCAATATAAGAATACGGTTTGTTGCCTTTGTAGAATTGAGTTCCTTTCAGGGTGATTCTAGCCTGTTGTTTTTGGGCTTCACAAGAGATAGTTGCCAAACAAAAAAGAGCCAAAACTATTTTTAATACTGATTTATTCATAAGTGATTTTTATTTGATCAGGAGCTATTTCCTGCTGTCATTCCAATCTTTTTGGCCTCTTCTCGTCCTTTGGGACGAGAAGAAGCCAAAAAGGATTTTCTCTTCCATCAGGGCTAAGGCATTCCGTTTATGATCTTATTACTGCGAATTCTGAAATCTGTTGCTTGACTTATATGTTTAAAAAAACTTAATTCGGTAGAACATACATGCTCTGTAATGTATTTGCCAAAGCCGATTTGGATTTTTTTGCAAAAGTCGTAAAATCAGCTGCATTAGTTGCTGTAGGCGTTGGAACGTAATAGCCGTCTTGGTTATTGTTCCAAAACATAACATAACTGATCTGAATGCTATTGGCGGTCAAAGTGCTGTACA
Coding sequences within:
- a CDS encoding DUF5615 family PIN-like protein; this translates as MKLLLDANISWRIIKIIENAFPNCLHSKDIDIAQPVKDSEIWKFAKKNNFTILTHDEDFEKLLLLNGVPPKVIVLKTFNQSTKQLAQTLIDKKATIESFILNNELMILEIY
- a CDS encoding aldo/keto reductase, yielding MKYNRCGKSGLLLPQISLGLWHNFGSVDSFENAESIAKAAFDKGITHFDLANNYGPVPGSAETNFGTILKNNFKGNLRDEIVISTKAGYTMWNGPYGDWGSRKYLISSLDQSLKRMNIEYVDIFYSHRFDPETPLEETMMALDYAVRSGKALYAGISNYNPEQTREATEILKRLGTPCLIHQVKYSMFVRTPEEGLLDVLEEKGVGCIAFSPLAQGLLTDKYLKGIPENSRAHNPNGHLKEEEVSEERIQKIIQLNDIAKERNQSLAQMALAWLLKDNRVTSVLIGASSVGQLNNNIDSLQNLEFSKEELVAMEKILG
- a CDS encoding SGNH/GDSL hydrolase family protein; translation: MNCPKKYLLILLIFISCVSIAQKKVETQSLFEYQGRVEKMQDNKVMLIGSASSVSFDFKGNSCTISLQSIDSWEHQNYVSLELDGKYIGRVRIEKGAVQSFPIMVPKSKKTHHLSIYKATEAANGGVLFVGTTAKLIANSAPQKKKKIELIGDSITCGYGNDASSIPCGSGEWFDQHNAYWAYGPVLARDLDADFVLSSVSGYGMYRNWNDEHLDEPIIPDVYENLYLNKDSSKPYNFAFQPDLVSICLGTNDLSDGDGKKARLPFNEEKYVSNYIDFIKTVYKHAPNARIVLLNSPMVSGERNITLVKCLKKVILAFENDKKHKPIALFEFQPMSPKGCGYHPDIADDKVMADQLIPFFKKLLNEK
- the bglX gene encoding beta-glucosidase BglX, which codes for MKKNILIIAGIFALISTGNMIAQKLPHSDKTKPIEERVDLLMKQMTLEEKVGQMNQYNGFWEVTGPAPKGGNAELKYKHLRDGWVGSMLSVRGVKEVKAVQKIAVEETRLGIPLIIGFDVIHGYKTLSPIPLAEAASWDMEAIKKSAQVAADEASASGINWTFGPNVDISNDARWGRVMEGAGEDPYLGSKIATARITGFQGDTKADLLKVNTIAACAKHFAAYGFAESGRDYNTVDISNSKLYNTVLPPFKAATDAGVRTMMNSFNILNGVPATGNSFLQRDILKGKWKFDGFVVSDWASVREMIAHGFAKDGADATAKAVIAGSDMDMESHLYVEELVKLVKDGKVKEALVDDAVRRILRVKFELGLFDDPYKYCDEKREKATIGNKANNDAVLDMAKKSIVLLKNEKGLLPLKKSGQKIALIGALADDKNSPLGSWRIASDDDTAVSVLEGMQQYKDNQLTFEKGADLITEKATFTSELIFNTTGKSGFEAAKKVAANADVVVMVLGEHGFQSGEGRSRTNLDLPGVQQELLEEIYKVNPNIVLVLNNGRPLALPWAAEHIPTIVEAWHLGTQTGNAVAQVLYGDYNPSGKLPMSFPRNVGQVPIYYNNYNTGRPENSDKNVFWSHYTDVEKTPLYPFGFGLSYTTFDYKNLKINKTAFAKGEPVVVSVDITNTGNYDGKEVAQLYIQDVAASLARPVKELKGFELVTLKKGETKTVTFTLTDKELGFFDNEGNYLVELGAFKIRIGGSSDTGLESGFELE
- a CDS encoding DUF433 domain-containing protein, translated to MNNNWQNSISIDSNIRFGKPTITGTRICVSDILSWLSQGMSIEEILLDFPELKKQDILAALAFAANRENITKIIAA
- a CDS encoding glycoside hydrolase 5 family protein, whose amino-acid sequence is MNKSVLKIVLALFCLATISCEAQKQQARITLKGTQFYKGNKPYSYIGTNYWYGSLLASKKVGDRKRLIRELDLMQKYGIDNLRILVGGDGGKYDYTVRPALQYEQGKYDQDLLDGLDFLIAEMGKRNMYAVLYLTNNWEWSGGMSQYLEWNGKGAIPVPAIPPNTWPQFMSYTEQFHSCEPCMEALDNHVKFILGRTNKYTNKKYTEDNTIMAWQVGNEPRLFTVENEAKFTTWLNNIVNLMDRLDKNHLISTGSEGRNSSNDSMDIFERTHQNPNIDYLTMHIWPKNWNWFKADDAEKTLPITLENAGNYIDLHVKVANDLKKPIIIEEFGLPRENEGLVSTASVVNRDIFYNYIFTRILESHQNNGPLQAANFWGFGGEGKAVNKDGKWKPGDPLTTDPPQEPQGLNSVFSTDKSTLELVKKYNLLLK
- a CDS encoding sialate O-acetylesterase; translation: MKNNAIAFILFLILSNSAFANVTLPNIFSDNMVLQRNSEVTIWGWANPQEEVVITPSWNNETYKIKASNQAMWEINIPTPKEGGPYSITIKGYNEIVLKNILIGEVWICSGQSNMEMNASWGIENGDEEVKNATNPNIRFFLVPKLTATTPQNNLSGTWTACTPETMKYFSAVGYFFGKRLQEELKNVPIGLISSNWGGTPAEIWIPEEVIQNDPVLSEAAKTRKEESYGPNQPARAFNAMIYPLTKFKIAGVLWYQGESNVGSAVYDKTLSALITSWRKLWGYDFPFYFVQIAPYKYGEDHFGGSIIRDAQRKVLSEVPNTGMVLTSDISTPEEIHPKDKKTVGTRLANLALANTYKTNSSMVNGPLYNGVKVEKSKITVIFDYSEGLYFKDKKADLFEIAGADNVFYKATAVIKNNAVVVQSDKVKIPVKVRYAWKNMDQSTLFNKANLPTSSFISE